Proteins from a single region of Xyrauchen texanus isolate HMW12.3.18 chromosome 7, RBS_HiC_50CHRs, whole genome shotgun sequence:
- the il23r gene encoding interleukin-23 receptor isoform X2, with protein sequence MTNGTLFAARISRLAVDPPGKVKFNCVTHRHSEYVNCLLTATNVTYLDTNYIVTFNNKTSQFIKHEMPEDGHVSFPRSVFDETMTYQIHVRGRNALGESNSTFTFSVWDSVLPSTPEIENITFENGSLSPTIHWKSSEDSLKPSLRFRRAHYMQDWGMGNITELHVGTLLMQEAIKPMMSYQFELRVCVTSVNCSTWSHPYNATSPGIAPSHKLDVWRVIKDADSHGLQNVTVFWKPYTSEDYSGNLLEYKLSYKEDGKVHEVMCSAHAIHHTLQLPLGVAKVNVCAVTSAGSSPPAHVSLIYTGKAPIITYLTPAAGVSMYLAWDLPYYSEAVKGVLGFVVQWQQSPVHLQWKRLGKDYNSTFLKGFKAGVLYNISLYIEEANGVSNPAFCQVYAKEESPLTGPDASITTVGEKLFLIQWEQLDQEKQRGFITNYTIYIQRHRDKRLIENKTVPNIFPRSFNWELMGPQESFDVLISAWNSAGEGPKGKAVTCYCQKNLMCGDIAKTYQLLPDRTTDGMIAGFCLAAAVPMVILANLMYLKCVRQRMMKMCMSMGVTWLFEILPKFDNSNAIKLLKDDSYSPWGPLTEDIDPPLTPIEEVSLSWERQDSYPTVLHEDVTETPVVGQIFIDCPYKPQLLNTSLQTGEETTEEEVKEDEEDQFPLLVSPSHVLHDFSLDFTSIPVIHGHLNSFLAMDGKLRSLNVLGDLLSNPLEVSDKEEEETRMETLGDVGQSSFTSQSILPNDLLESCLRGPVFNSIPYSPQGVCHSFPMPEEV encoded by the exons ATGACAAATGGCACATTGTTTGCGGCCAGGATCTCAAGGCTGGCTGTAG ACCCTCCAGGTAAAGTGAAATTCAACTGTGTGACGCACAGACATTCAGAGTATGTGAACTGTCTTCTGACAGCAACAAATGTGACATATTTAGATACAAACTACATAGTGACATTTAA CAATAAGACATCTCAGTTCATCAAACATGAAATGCCGGAGGATGGTCATGTCTCTTTTCCGCGATCTGTGTTTGATGAAACAATGACATACCAAATCCATGTAAGAGGGCGTAATGCACTAGGAGAGTCTAACTCTACTTTCACCTTCTCGGTTTGGGACAGTG TTCTTCCAAGCACTCCAGAGattgaaaatattacatttgaaaatggctccCTTTCTCCCACAATACACTGGAAGAGCTCAGAAGATTCATTGAAACCAAGCCTAAGATTCAGAAGAGCACATTATATGCAGGACTGG GGAATGGGAAACATCACTGAGCTTCATGTTGGAACCTTGCTGATGCAAGAGGCCATAAAACCTATGATGTCATATCAGTTTGAATTGAGAGTGTGTGTTACTTCAGTGAACTGCAGCACGTGGAGCCATCCCTACAATGCAACAAGCCCTGGAATAG CACCCTCGCACAAACTTGACGTGTGGCGAGTCATCAAGGATGCAGATAGCCATGGACTTCAGAATGTTACAGTGTTTTGGAAG CCTTatacatcagaagactacagtgGAAATTTGTTAGAATATAAGTTATCTTATAAAGAAGATGGCAAAGTCCATGAAGTGATGTGCTCAGCACATGCCATCCATCACACACTGCAGCTGCCCTTGGGGGTTGCAAAGGTTAATGTCTGTGCTGTTACATCAGCTGGGTCTTCCCCACCTGCTCATGTGAGCTTGATATATACAG GTAAAGCCCCAATCATAACATATTTAACTCCAGCAGCAGGGGTCAGTATGTATCTAGCCTGGGATTTGCCTTATTACAGTGAGGCGGTGAAAGGAGTTCTGGGTTTTGTAGTTCAGTGGCAACAGAGCCCagttcacttacaatggaagagattGGGAAAAGACTACAATTCTACATTCCTGAAAG GTTTCAAAGCTGGTGTTCTCTACAACATTTCACTGTACATTGAAGAAGCCAATGGGGTTTCCAACCCTGCTTTTTGTCAAGTTTATGCAAAAGAAGAGA GTCCACTGACTGGTCCAGATGCATCAATTACCACTGTTGGGGAAAAGCTATTTCTGATCCAATGGGAACAGCTTGACCAAGAAAAACAGAGAGGATTTATCACAAACTATACCATCTACATTCAGAGACACAGAGACAAGAGACTTATAGAGAACA AAACTGTGCCTAACATATTTCCTAGATCTTTCAATTGGGAACTGATGGGCCCACAGGAAAGTTTTGATGTCCTGATCTCTGCGTGGAACTCTGCAGGTGAAGGGCCCAAAGGAAAAGCTGTTACCTGCTACTGTCAAAAAAACTTGATGTGTGGGGATATAGCTAAAACATATCAACTTCTTCCAGACAGGACGACAG ATGGAATGATAGCTGGATTTTGTTTGGCAGCTGCAGTTCCTATGGTGATTCTTGCCAACCTGATGTACCTAAAATGTGTGCGGCAAAG AATGATGAAAATGTGCATGTCGATGGGAGTCACTTGGCTGTTTGAAATTTTACCTAAATTTGACAACAGCAATGCTATAAAACTACTAAAG GATGACAGTTACAGTCCCTGGGGACCTCTCACTGAGGACATTGATCCCCCCTTAACTCCCATTGAGGAAGTTTCTCTATCTTGGGAGAGGCAAGACTCTTATCCAACTGTGCTTCATGAGGATGTCACAGAAACACCAGTGGTTGGGCAAATTTTTATAGATTGTCCTTATAAACCTCAGTTATTGAATACTTCACTGCAAACTGGTGAAGAGACTACAGAAGAAGAGGTAAAGGAGGATGAGGAGGACCAATTTCCTTTGCTGGTGTCTCCATCACATGTGCTGCATGACTTCAGTTTGGATTTTACCAGTATTCCCGTGATACATGGACATCTTAATAGCTTCTTAGCTATGGATGGGAAGCTTAGGTCCTTGAATGTTCTTGGAGACCTGCTTTCCAACCCTCTGGAAGTTTCTGATAAAGAAGAGGAGGAGACAAGGATGGAAACATTGGGAGATGTTGGGCAGAGCTCTTTCACAAGCCAGTCTATACTACCCAATGACCTGCTGGAGAGTTGCCTAAGAGGGCCTGTCTTTAATTCCATTCCATACTCCCCACAAGGGGTTTGCCATAGTTTTCCAATGCCAGAAGAGGTTTAG
- the il23r gene encoding interleukin-23 receptor isoform X1: MDFFCRVLQVVLLLLFNCKFCGCYGIVCAGKLTVDSNIILFGSNLTVHCKSSIERCGRRFAIDFNGQTIFETTSCSTIQTQIAINQTTFSVLCKVKQDDKWHIVCGQDLKAGYPPGKVKFNCVTHRHSEYVNCLLTATNVTYLDTNYIVTFNNKTSQFIKHEMPEDGHVSFPRSVFDETMTYQIHVRGRNALGESNSTFTFSVWDSVLPSTPEIENITFENGSLSPTIHWKSSEDSLKPSLRFRRAHYMQDWGMGNITELHVGTLLMQEAIKPMMSYQFELRVCVTSVNCSTWSHPYNATSPGIAPSHKLDVWRVIKDADSHGLQNVTVFWKPYTSEDYSGNLLEYKLSYKEDGKVHEVMCSAHAIHHTLQLPLGVAKVNVCAVTSAGSSPPAHVSLIYTGKAPIITYLTPAAGVSMYLAWDLPYYSEAVKGVLGFVVQWQQSPVHLQWKRLGKDYNSTFLKGFKAGVLYNISLYIEEANGVSNPAFCQVYAKEESPLTGPDASITTVGEKLFLIQWEQLDQEKQRGFITNYTIYIQRHRDKRLIENKTVPNIFPRSFNWELMGPQESFDVLISAWNSAGEGPKGKAVTCYCQKNLMCGDIAKTYQLLPDRTTDGMIAGFCLAAAVPMVILANLMYLKCVRQRMMKMCMSMGVTWLFEILPKFDNSNAIKLLKDDSYSPWGPLTEDIDPPLTPIEEVSLSWERQDSYPTVLHEDVTETPVVGQIFIDCPYKPQLLNTSLQTGEETTEEEVKEDEEDQFPLLVSPSHVLHDFSLDFTSIPVIHGHLNSFLAMDGKLRSLNVLGDLLSNPLEVSDKEEEETRMETLGDVGQSSFTSQSILPNDLLESCLRGPVFNSIPYSPQGVCHSFPMPEEV; the protein is encoded by the exons ATGGATTTTTTCTGTCGAGTCTTGCAAGTGGTCCTCCTCCTCCTTTTCAACTGCAAATTCTGCG GCTGCTACGGAATTGTTTGTGCTGGAAAGTTGACAGTAGATTCAAACATAATCCTCTTTGGCTCCAACTTGACTGTGCACTGCAAGTCAAGCATTGAGCGCTGTGGCAGACGCTTTGCCATAGACTTTAATGGACAGACCATTTTTGAAACAACTAGTTGCtccacaatacaaacacaaatagcCATCAACCAGACCACATTTTCGGTCCTCTGCAAGGTGAAACAAGATGACAAATGGCACATTGTTTGCGGCCAGGATCTCAAGGCTGGCT ACCCTCCAGGTAAAGTGAAATTCAACTGTGTGACGCACAGACATTCAGAGTATGTGAACTGTCTTCTGACAGCAACAAATGTGACATATTTAGATACAAACTACATAGTGACATTTAA CAATAAGACATCTCAGTTCATCAAACATGAAATGCCGGAGGATGGTCATGTCTCTTTTCCGCGATCTGTGTTTGATGAAACAATGACATACCAAATCCATGTAAGAGGGCGTAATGCACTAGGAGAGTCTAACTCTACTTTCACCTTCTCGGTTTGGGACAGTG TTCTTCCAAGCACTCCAGAGattgaaaatattacatttgaaaatggctccCTTTCTCCCACAATACACTGGAAGAGCTCAGAAGATTCATTGAAACCAAGCCTAAGATTCAGAAGAGCACATTATATGCAGGACTGG GGAATGGGAAACATCACTGAGCTTCATGTTGGAACCTTGCTGATGCAAGAGGCCATAAAACCTATGATGTCATATCAGTTTGAATTGAGAGTGTGTGTTACTTCAGTGAACTGCAGCACGTGGAGCCATCCCTACAATGCAACAAGCCCTGGAATAG CACCCTCGCACAAACTTGACGTGTGGCGAGTCATCAAGGATGCAGATAGCCATGGACTTCAGAATGTTACAGTGTTTTGGAAG CCTTatacatcagaagactacagtgGAAATTTGTTAGAATATAAGTTATCTTATAAAGAAGATGGCAAAGTCCATGAAGTGATGTGCTCAGCACATGCCATCCATCACACACTGCAGCTGCCCTTGGGGGTTGCAAAGGTTAATGTCTGTGCTGTTACATCAGCTGGGTCTTCCCCACCTGCTCATGTGAGCTTGATATATACAG GTAAAGCCCCAATCATAACATATTTAACTCCAGCAGCAGGGGTCAGTATGTATCTAGCCTGGGATTTGCCTTATTACAGTGAGGCGGTGAAAGGAGTTCTGGGTTTTGTAGTTCAGTGGCAACAGAGCCCagttcacttacaatggaagagattGGGAAAAGACTACAATTCTACATTCCTGAAAG GTTTCAAAGCTGGTGTTCTCTACAACATTTCACTGTACATTGAAGAAGCCAATGGGGTTTCCAACCCTGCTTTTTGTCAAGTTTATGCAAAAGAAGAGA GTCCACTGACTGGTCCAGATGCATCAATTACCACTGTTGGGGAAAAGCTATTTCTGATCCAATGGGAACAGCTTGACCAAGAAAAACAGAGAGGATTTATCACAAACTATACCATCTACATTCAGAGACACAGAGACAAGAGACTTATAGAGAACA AAACTGTGCCTAACATATTTCCTAGATCTTTCAATTGGGAACTGATGGGCCCACAGGAAAGTTTTGATGTCCTGATCTCTGCGTGGAACTCTGCAGGTGAAGGGCCCAAAGGAAAAGCTGTTACCTGCTACTGTCAAAAAAACTTGATGTGTGGGGATATAGCTAAAACATATCAACTTCTTCCAGACAGGACGACAG ATGGAATGATAGCTGGATTTTGTTTGGCAGCTGCAGTTCCTATGGTGATTCTTGCCAACCTGATGTACCTAAAATGTGTGCGGCAAAG AATGATGAAAATGTGCATGTCGATGGGAGTCACTTGGCTGTTTGAAATTTTACCTAAATTTGACAACAGCAATGCTATAAAACTACTAAAG GATGACAGTTACAGTCCCTGGGGACCTCTCACTGAGGACATTGATCCCCCCTTAACTCCCATTGAGGAAGTTTCTCTATCTTGGGAGAGGCAAGACTCTTATCCAACTGTGCTTCATGAGGATGTCACAGAAACACCAGTGGTTGGGCAAATTTTTATAGATTGTCCTTATAAACCTCAGTTATTGAATACTTCACTGCAAACTGGTGAAGAGACTACAGAAGAAGAGGTAAAGGAGGATGAGGAGGACCAATTTCCTTTGCTGGTGTCTCCATCACATGTGCTGCATGACTTCAGTTTGGATTTTACCAGTATTCCCGTGATACATGGACATCTTAATAGCTTCTTAGCTATGGATGGGAAGCTTAGGTCCTTGAATGTTCTTGGAGACCTGCTTTCCAACCCTCTGGAAGTTTCTGATAAAGAAGAGGAGGAGACAAGGATGGAAACATTGGGAGATGTTGGGCAGAGCTCTTTCACAAGCCAGTCTATACTACCCAATGACCTGCTGGAGAGTTGCCTAAGAGGGCCTGTCTTTAATTCCATTCCATACTCCCCACAAGGGGTTTGCCATAGTTTTCCAATGCCAGAAGAGGTTTAG